A DNA window from Nitrospira sp. contains the following coding sequences:
- a CDS encoding hypothetical protein (Evidence 4 : Unknown function but conserved in other organisms; MaGe:77309508) — protein sequence MIAEVDCPVQEAERRLPVMVTAAPRYSLPQRLRSGYHAFWYWLGEGLEWSRGLYREQPVGQLTHLSGSQQARIALLRRQFDVRFEQYCAALTTLKSYDYLDILDQAWTTWGQPRPVGGVVHDVGASNFWYARALHAFFLPAALTGVEVEGHRIYYNGYSRHDYAQGYVRDLPQTEFVIADYAQYAQPADTIVAWYPFVTPAPVLAWRLPLALLAPRALFARVAMNLNPSGVFVMVNQGPEEAAVAADLCRQAGLKCERSCEVRVTLRRRRIPPVVSWWRRS from the coding sequence ATGATTGCCGAAGTCGATTGCCCGGTGCAGGAGGCTGAACGCAGGCTGCCGGTCATGGTCACAGCCGCGCCGCGCTATTCGCTGCCTCAGCGGCTTCGGTCCGGCTATCACGCCTTTTGGTACTGGCTTGGCGAAGGATTGGAATGGTCGCGTGGGCTGTATCGCGAGCAGCCGGTGGGGCAACTCACGCATCTCAGCGGAAGCCAGCAGGCGAGGATTGCTCTGTTGCGCCGCCAGTTCGATGTCCGCTTTGAACAATATTGCGCCGCACTCACGACACTGAAGAGTTACGACTACCTCGATATTCTCGATCAAGCATGGACAACGTGGGGGCAGCCTCGGCCGGTCGGTGGGGTGGTGCATGATGTGGGGGCGTCCAACTTCTGGTATGCCCGTGCGCTCCACGCCTTTTTTCTTCCAGCGGCGCTGACCGGCGTCGAAGTGGAAGGCCATCGTATTTATTACAACGGCTATAGCCGTCACGATTATGCGCAAGGCTATGTGCGCGATCTGCCGCAGACTGAATTTGTGATTGCCGATTATGCGCAGTACGCGCAGCCGGCCGACACGATCGTGGCTTGGTATCCCTTCGTGACTCCGGCGCCGGTGCTGGCCTGGCGGCTGCCGCTGGCGTTGCTGGCGCCGCGGGCCTTGTTTGCGCGTGTTGCGATGAATCTGAACCCGTCCGGTGTCTTTGTCATGGTCAACCAGGGGCCTGAAGAGGCCGCTGTGGCCGCCGATCTTTGCCGGCAGGCGGGACTGAAGTGTGAGCGTTCCTGTGAGGTGCGTGTGACATTGCGCCGGCGGCGCATTCCGCCGGTGGTGTCTTGGTGGCGACGCTCCTAG
- a CDS encoding hypothetical protein (Evidence 4 : Unknown function but conserved in other organisms; MaGe:77309509) — MEYGLTRLVLDSTAFVPITEDEYISIAKAKDGLFKVLSAEEQFDLVVENYLELEASFLESTVKNMVLENQDYEWGHAQRRLFNRRLANLLSAFRSYVDCAGRVAKEILTDNVDANVLVAGVYSKPSEGNFLSSFIWELRNTVQHHGFPIHSVVYPAGWRGEGDASRMVFGISVRMDINHFKEDKKFNKLILEKLEALGSEVDLKLLVRQYVEALGGGHAQLRRMVRPAVQSWDSTIMKMLELFKSAHPTESPAAVINAVIRNGKTFDNAISIFGDFIKYRKALEAKNGTLVNLGRRFVTGESLAK; from the coding sequence ATGGAGTACGGACTCACAAGACTTGTTCTTGATTCAACCGCTTTCGTGCCCATAACAGAAGACGAGTACATCTCGATTGCCAAAGCGAAAGACGGTTTATTCAAAGTGCTTTCCGCAGAGGAACAATTCGATTTGGTTGTGGAAAATTATTTGGAGCTGGAGGCCAGTTTTTTAGAATCCACAGTCAAAAACATGGTGCTTGAAAATCAGGATTATGAGTGGGGTCATGCACAACGACGGTTGTTCAATCGACGTTTAGCTAACTTGCTGAGTGCGTTTCGGTCATATGTAGACTGTGCAGGACGAGTCGCTAAAGAAATTCTAACCGATAATGTTGACGCAAATGTATTAGTTGCAGGTGTTTACTCGAAGCCTTCCGAGGGGAATTTTCTTTCTAGCTTTATATGGGAGCTTCGAAATACTGTTCAGCATCATGGGTTTCCAATCCATTCCGTTGTCTATCCGGCGGGTTGGCGTGGAGAAGGTGATGCTAGCAGAATGGTCTTTGGGATTTCGGTGCGTATGGACATCAATCATTTTAAAGAGGATAAGAAGTTCAATAAGTTGATACTGGAAAAACTAGAAGCCTTGGGTAGCGAGGTTGATCTGAAATTACTAGTTCGTCAATATGTCGAAGCCTTGGGGGGTGGCCATGCACAATTAAGAAGGATGGTTCGTCCGGCAGTTCAGTCTTGGGACTCGACGATCATGAAAATGCTTGAGCTATTTAAATCAGCTCATCCCACCGAATCCCCAGCGGCAGTGATCAACGCGGTTATTAGAAATGGAAAAACTTTTGACAACGCGATAAGTATCTTCGGTGATTTTATCAAGTATCGTAAAGCGCTAGAGGCTAAAAATGGCACTCTCGTAAATCTTGGGAGACGTTTCGTCACGGGGGAGAGTTTGGCTAAGTGA
- a CDS encoding hypothetical protein (Evidence 4 : Unknown function but conserved in other organisms; MaGe:77309510), translating to MRNSTIETEVPTAQKVVVTDDMFRVDLSDGRTISAPLAWYPRLVHGTKKERNNWRVIGKGYGIHWSDLDEDISVENLLLGQASGESQASLEKWLSMRSSRHTNGSKGRR from the coding sequence ATGAGAAATTCAACCATTGAGACTGAAGTGCCAACTGCACAAAAGGTGGTCGTCACCGACGATATGTTTCGTGTCGATCTGAGCGATGGGAGAACGATCTCTGCGCCTCTTGCGTGGTATCCCCGGTTGGTGCATGGGACAAAAAAGGAACGGAACAACTGGCGGGTCATTGGGAAGGGCTACGGAATTCATTGGAGCGATCTCGACGAGGATATCAGCGTCGAGAATTTGCTGCTCGGGCAGGCGTCTGGTGAAAGCCAAGCCTCCCTTGAAAAGTGGCTGTCAATGCGATCCTCTCGCCACACAAACGGTTCCAAGGGACGACGCTGA
- a CDS encoding hypothetical protein (Evidence 4 : Unknown function but conserved in other organisms; MaGe:77309507): MTMQHAIKTIEDLRWLMAHTGGFRSGYVTDLQMAKRRLFDEESGRDVLADTTVSMTIRYQLRGMVRVAKLVMNGVTDFSIFEQEGSDSSALSVIQAERSGGRLRFWFDPQGELYVVCEEAQLEEIATPVLTGQMLPELARWTFQGHSGEVPTPSWFLMELEEAGTPCSWIISKKRRARDVVARWEGDLTPSGDGTNPRGNAVRVLVYGAPDGEGFGVVLRALGTQDPQVSRVLTVLADRITQRYAGSCLVGTTIIPGREWESWRSRSAGY, translated from the coding sequence ATGACGATGCAACACGCAATTAAGACGATTGAAGATCTCCGGTGGCTGATGGCCCATACGGGCGGCTTTCGTTCCGGCTATGTGACTGATCTCCAGATGGCGAAACGCCGGCTGTTCGACGAAGAGTCCGGCCGCGACGTGCTGGCCGACACGACGGTGTCGATGACGATTCGCTATCAGCTGCGCGGGATGGTGCGGGTGGCGAAGCTGGTGATGAATGGGGTGACGGATTTTTCGATCTTCGAGCAAGAAGGCAGCGATTCGTCGGCGCTCAGTGTGATTCAAGCGGAACGCAGCGGCGGGCGGCTGCGGTTCTGGTTCGATCCGCAAGGCGAGCTCTATGTGGTCTGTGAAGAGGCGCAGCTTGAGGAGATTGCCACGCCGGTTTTGACTGGACAGATGCTTCCGGAATTGGCCCGCTGGACCTTTCAGGGGCATTCCGGCGAGGTGCCGACGCCGTCCTGGTTTTTGATGGAACTGGAAGAAGCGGGCACTCCTTGTTCTTGGATCATCTCGAAGAAGCGGCGCGCACGCGATGTGGTGGCACGATGGGAAGGCGATCTGACTCCGTCCGGCGATGGAACGAACCCGCGCGGCAACGCGGTGCGCGTGTTGGTCTACGGAGCGCCGGATGGCGAGGGATTTGGAGTGGTTCTTCGCGCGCTCGGCACGCAAGATCCGCAGGTCAGCCGGGTGCTGACCGTACTGGCAGATCGGATCACACAGCGGTATGCCGGGAGTTGCCTCGTGGGAACGACGATTATTCCTGGGCGGGAGTGGGAGTCGTGGCGCTCCAGAAGCGCAGGGTATTGA